Within Cetobacterium sp. NK01, the genomic segment TATTCCCTTTCTTTTCTATAAACATGATATTCACATAATAGATAAAGCTAAGAAAAAGGAACCTCTAACAGTTAAAGAGTTAGACTATTGGGATAATGAATTAAAACATAAAAAACAGGAGATACTACTATTAGAAGATGCAGAGTTAAAAGGCATAAATGGAAAGTATGCTAAGAGATTGTATATGTTATTGAAACAGTTTGAAAGCACAGGTTATTTTGTAATGGAAATAGATCGATTTAGAGATGTCTTAGAAATTCCGAAAACATATACATTAGGAAGAATTAACGATAAAATTATTAAACCATCAAAAGCTGAATTAGAAAAGAAAAAGATATACAGATTTCCTGAAGAAACGAAAGGAAAGGGACGTAGAAAGATTGAAAAGATAGAGATCTATTTTGCTATCTATGAAGCAGAACCTACTAAAAAGAAAAAATCTGAATTAACTTTAGAAGAGGAAATGGAAGCAAGGGAGATTCTTCAAAAACAAGGTGTTGGTTATGAAATACTAAATGAGCAGAAGAAGAAATCACCTAGCATTTATATAAAGACTTTAAAATCAGTATTGAAGAAATAATGGTAGATATTATCATAGAATATGTAGCATTAAATCCAGTGAAAACAAGAGTTTTAAAAGCTCTTGTTTTTTCTATTTATAGAGTTTGAGTTAAGATTTTTAAAATTCTATAAAGTATTAAAAAATAGTTTTACTCCAAGTTAGAAGATATTAAACATATGATTGCATTGATATTTAATAACTTTAAAGGAGAAATTTATGTTAAATAAAAGAGGTCAAGAAGTGAAGCATATCAAAGAAGATGATTTAAAAAGAATTAGAGAGTTTTTAAAATTAAAAAATAAAGTTGTTTTTTTATCATTTCTCAATATTGGTATTAATGTTGCTCTTAGAATTTCAGATTTAAGAAGTTTATGTTTTGAGGATATTATTGATAATAGATATATTGAAATAAAAGAAACTAAAACTAGAAAAAAAAGAGTTGTTATTTTAAATTCTAATGTTCAAAAAAGTTTAAAGGAATTAAAGATGTATTATAAATCAACTGGGTATTCGAGTACAGAAGGATATATTTTTAAAAGTCTTAGTAGGTATAATAGAAAATATCTAATTGATTCTCCTCTTACAAATAATGGAGTTAGTAAAGAGTTCAATAAAATAAAAGACATGTTAAATATATCATATCCAATAGGTTCTCATTCTCTTAGGAAAACTTGGGGATATACAGCATATAAAAAAACTAAAGATATTGCTATTATTATGAAAGTATTAAATCATTCTTGTATCGAGCAAACCTTGAAATATATTGGAATAGAAGAAGAAGAGATTAATAATCTTTATGATGAAATTATAATATAAATTTAAATTTTTAAAATATATTTTATTAGAAAAAACCTTTTTAAAAACAGAATAAAATATTCTTAAAAATAAGTTGACATTTTTTTTAACATAAGTTATTCTTATCATATAAAAACAGAATAAAATATTCTTAAAAATATGGAGGTGTGATTTTTGATGATTAAATTAAAAAGTCTTGTCAAAGAGTTTATTAATCCAACTAATATTAAAACAATAGAAGAAAAAGGAAATATCAGAATATTGGTCCCTTCAAGTCTTGAAAATGATAAGATAAAAGAAGATCAACTAAAATCAGGAGAAGTAGATTTAGAAAAAATAAATCCAAAGCAATATTTAAAAAAGAATGACATAGTGTTTCAAGCAAAGGGAAATAAATTTGAAGTAGTTCTAATAGAAAAAAATTATGAAAATTTATTGGCAAGTTCGTTGTATTTTATAATAAGAGTAAATGAGAAAAAAATGAATCCAAAATATTTACAATGGCTTTTAAAGACCGAAAAAGCTAAAGAATATTTCGAGAAAAACACTTCAGGGACTGTGATGAAGATAGTAAGAAAATCAACGTTAGAAGATTTTGAATTTGATTGTCCTTCTTTGAAAGAACAGGAAAACTTTCAAACTTTAATTAGAGCTTTTGAAAATGAAGAGAAAGAAACACTAAAGTACTTAGAAAGTAAGAAAGAACTAATAGAAAGAAAGATTTTAGCTAAATATGAGGTGAAATAATATGGAAAGATTTTTATATGAAACAGGAGATTCTTTAAGAAGTAAATTTAATTCTGATGAAATAATCGAGTTAAGTATTGTATTTAGTTTTTATAAACTCTTTGATGATATTAATAGAGATAAGGAGCATATAAAGAAGTCTTATAAATTGACAAAATATGCAGTGAATGTAGATATGGAAAGGTTAAGACAAAATCCTACTTATTTAGAGCTTGAGGCTCAGCTAAAAGAAGTTTTTAAAAGTTTTCCGAGTTTTCATGAAATTATTAAATCTTTAAAAAAAATGGATGAAATTCAAATTAAAGACATCATATGGAGAGTGACAGATTTATTAAAGTCTGAATTAAATTTTGGAGAAGACTTGGTGAGATCTAGATACATGATAATCTATGAAAAAATCCAGTCAATATTCAAAATAGTGGCAAGAAATCCCATAATATTTACAACTCCTGATTCAGTTATTGAAATACTGAATAAAATATTACAGGTATCTTCTGATGAAACTTTGATGGATCCTTGTTTTGGAATTGGAAACCTTGCTATAAAAGTTGGAAGAAATGCTAAAGAAATCATAGGATATGATATCAATGAAAAAGCCTTAGATTTTGGAAAAATACTTCTTGAAACGGCAGGAAAAGAAGGGGAGATTGAAGCTAAAGATAGTTTAGATGAAAAATTGAAGTATGCAGATGTTGTTGCAAGTCACATACCGTTCTCAATAAAATCTACTAAGGAAGACTATGGAAATAGGGATTACCTACACTGGGGAATTCCAGGCAGGGCCAGTGAAGATTTTTCCTTCATTTCTTTAATCGTTTCACAGATGAATAAAAGAGGTGCCATAATAGTTCCAGAAGGGATTTTATTTAGAGGAGGAGCAGATCAATTAATAAGAAAAAATCTTATTGAAGAGGGGCTTATTTCAGGGATAATATCACTGCCAGGAGGAATTTTTGCACCCTATACAGGTATAGCAACAAGCATTATCTTCTTTGACAAAGAGAAGAAAAGTAAAGAAGTGTTTATTCTAGATGGAAAGGAATACTTTAAAAAATTAACAAGAGTTACCTCTATAACTGAAGAAAACTTAAATAAGCTTGTAGAAGAATATAAATTAAGAAAGGAAATTCCTGGAATATCAAGACTTCTAAGCACAAAAGAGCTTTCTCAGAATGAATATATTTTGAATTCCAATAGATATATTGAAATGGTGAAAGAAGTAAAAAATATAAAAGAGATTGAAAAAGAAGTTATGAATTCTTATCAGATAGCTTTAGAAAATAAAAAGTCAGTGATGAAATTCTAAAACAATTATAAAGATAAATAGGGGGGATTATAGTGGATAGTTTAGAAAAAATTGCTTTATCAAAAATAGCGACAGTAATAGCAAATAAAAGTTTTTTAAAAGTTGGTAGTAACTCGGTATGGGAAAGGATTCTTTCTAATACAGGATATGAAAATTTATATGAGGAATATTCAAAATATTTAAATCCTTATACTTATAATGGACCATTTGAAAATGATAATAATTTTTTTAAAGACTATTACATTGGAATAAAAGAGATTTTTAATAAGCTTTATGATAATGGGAATAACGTAAAAGGTTTATTATTTTTACTAAAATCTATCATTAAGGAAATAAATATAGAATTTATAGTAGAAGACAGAGATTCTGTTTTGGAAGAAGTTTCGACTCATCGTAAAAAGTATTACTTGATAGAAGAGTATTTGAAGACATTGCCAGAAAACGATATTAATATGTTTTTAGAAGAAAATCAGAGTCTAGATTTTAAGGAATTTATAAATTCTTTAAAAATTCTAAATTTAGATTTAGAAATAGTCAGAGAAAAAAATAGTATAAAGATTTCATTGGAGAGATTTGCAGGAACATTAGAGTTGGAAAAAGAAAAATCTAAGCTTTCAGAATGGTTGAATAACTTAAATCCAGATTTTAGAAGAGTATATGAACAAGCTTTAGAAAATTATATTTCAGGAAATGAAATAGCAACGATAACATCTTGTAGAAATTTAATAATGGGGTTATTTAGTTTAGCAAAAGATGATAAAACTAAATGGGTAATGGGATTGAAAAAAGTTAGTACAGATAAAAATATTGAATTGATTGAAAAGCCGAAAGACATAATAGATCAGTCTCCTTTAATTTCAAATACTTGTAAATATACAAGATTTAAGGCTATGTATTCTGTTTATTCAATGGCCAGTGATTTAGGAGATCATAGTCTTGAGGGACCAAAAATTGATGGAGAAATGTATTTGGAAGATGTAAAGTTATACGATGCTCACTTGGTATTAAGGATGACAGAAGATATTCTGATTTGGGTAATGGAAAGTGGAAGAATAGAAGAGATAAAAAATACTGATTAATTAAATTAAAAATAACGGAGGTATAAAAATGGATCACACAGTTCATAACAGGATAGTTAATTTTATATGGTCGATAGCAGATGATTGTTTAAGGGATGTATATGTCAGAGGAAAATACAGAGATGTAATTCTTCCTATGATAGTTTTAAGAAGGTTAGATACTCTCTTAGAATCTACCAAAGAGAAGGTACTAGAGGAGATGAAGTTCCAGAAAGAAGACCTGGAATTAGCTGATTGGGACGAATCAGGTTTAAAGGAAGCTACAGGATATGTTTTTTACAACACAAGCAAATGGACAATGCAGAAGTTACAGGATACCGCAACAAATTCACAGCAAATATTACTTGCAAATTTTGAAGAATATCTGGACGGATTTAGTGATAATGTTAAGGAGATAATAGGCAAGTTCAAATTAAAAGAGCAGATAAGACATATGGCCTCAAAGGATATTCTACTTGACGTACTTGAAAAGTTTACATCTACAGAAATAAATCTGACACCTTTCGAAAAGCAGGGACCAGATGGAAAGAAGCTTCCTCCTCTGACAAACTTAGGAATGGGATATGTATTTGAAGAGCTTATCAGAAAGTTTAACGAGGAAAATAATGAGGAAGCAGGAGAGCACTTTACTCCTCGTGAGGTTATCGATCTTATGACTCATATTGTTTTTGAGCCTATAAAGGACAAAATCCCTTCTGTAATAACTGTATATGACCCTGCCTGCGGAAGCGGAGGAATGCTGACAGAATCCCAGAACTTCATCAAAGATGAAGAGGGAAGAATAAAAGCAGAGAGCGATGTATATCTTTTCGGTAAAGAGCTGAATGACGAGACCTATGCAATCTGTAAGTCTGACATGATGATAAAGGGAAATGATCCTAAGAATATAAAGGTAGGTTCCACTCTGGCAACAGATGAATTCTCAGGCTACAAATTCGAATTTATGCTTTCCAATCCTCCATATGGTAAATCGTGGAATAATGATGCAAAATATATAAAGGATGGAAAAAGTGTTATAGATCCACGTTTTACAGCTAATCTTAAAAATTTCTGGGGTATAGAGGAAGAAGCAGATCTTACACCGAGGTCAAGTGACGGACAGCTGCTTTTCCTTATGGAGATGGTAAATAAGATGAAGCCTGCCTCTGAGAATGGAATAGGAAGCAGAATAGCTTCAGTTCATAACGGGTCCAGTTTGTTTACAGGAGATGCAGAGGGAGGAGAAAGCAATACTAGAAGATATATTATAGAGAATGATCTGCTTGAAGCAATAATACAGCTACCTAATAATATTTTCTACAATACAGGAATAACAACTTATATATGGCTGTTAAATAACAATAAGCCAGAGCACAGAAAAGGAAAAGTACAGCTGATAGATGCCAGCCAGAAATATAAAAAGCTAAGAAAAAACCTGGGGAAAAAAAATTGTGAGCTTACATCTGAGCACATCCAAGAAATACAGGATATTTATACTAATTTTAAAGAGATCCTAAGAAAAGGAGAAACTGACATAGTTTCAAAATATTTGATAATTCTGATTTCGGATATAATAAGGTTACAATAGAAAGACCACAAAGGCTGAAGGCAAGATTCAGCACTAAAGCTATCGAAGATTTGAGATTTGAAAAGAGTATTATAGAACCTATGAAATTAGCCTATGAAGAGTATGGAGAAGAGGTATATGAAAATTCTGAAGGACTTGAAAGCTGGTACGAAAAGAATAATATCGGACTGAATGCTAAAAATAAGAAGGCTTTATTCTCGGAAGAAACTTGGAAAAAGCAAAGAAAGGTATATGAAGCTGCAAAAACTCTTATGGAACATATTGGAGAAGAGGAACATTTAGATTTTAATATCTTCAAAAAAGAAGTAGAAAAAGCCATAAAGGAGCTAAAATTGGTTCTATCTACCGAAGAAAAGAAGTCCATATATGGAGCTATAACTGAATATGATGAGAGAGCTGAAAAGGTTATAAAGAAGAAAGAAAAATTTTCTGAAGAGAAACTTCTTGAACTTCTAGAAAAATATGATTGTAAGGTTAACGAACTAGAAAATTACGGATACTTCTCTACAGAAAATCCAAGAGAATTTATTATTTATGAAACAGAAACTGATCTTAAAGATTACGAAAATATACCTCTAAAAGAAAATATATATAATTACTTTATAAGAGAAGTAAAACCACACCTAGAAGAAGCGTGGATGAATCTAGATAAGACAAAGATAGGATATGAGATAAGCTTCAATAAGTATTTCTACCATCATAAGCCACTGAGAGATATCCAGGAAGTTACAAAAGAAATAATGGAACTAGAATTAGAAAATGAAGGACTAATCATGGAACTGCTTGGAGGTACTCTATGAAAAGTATAGAATTTGAAAGATATTTAGAATATAAAGAATCTGGTGTCGAGTGGTTAGGAGAGATACCAAAACATTGGGAAATTCTTCCTTCTAAAAGATATCATAAAATTTTAAAAAAAATAAACTCTAAAAAAGTGTGTGATAATATTTTATCGCTTACTTTAAGAGGAGTTGTAAATAATGATATAGATGATCCTGAAGGATTAGTTCCGAAAGATTATAGAAGTTATCAAATTTTTGAAAAAGATAATTTGGTTTTTAAATTAATTGACTTAGAAAATGAAAAAACTAGTAGAGTAGGAATAGTACACGAACTAGGGATAATGAGTCCTGCTTATATTAGAATGATAATAGGAAAAGATTTTTACCAAAATACAGCTATTATTATTATTATTCACTATATTTAAATTTAGTATACAATAAAATTGGCCAGGGTGTTCGATCAACACTTAACCGGAGTGATTTATTAAAAATATTTGCATTAAAACCAAAATATTCAGAACAAGTTGCTATCACTAAATTTCTTGATGAAAAATGTAATAAGATAGACAAAGCTATAACTCAAAAAGAGAAGCTTATTGAACTTTTGAATGAAAGAAAACAGGTTATAGTTCAAAATACTGTGACTAAAGGATTGAATCCAGAAGTAGAAATGAAGGATTCTGGAGATGAATGGTTAGGACAAATTCCTATTCATTGGGAAATAAGCAAATTAAAACAGATTTTATCACCTATATCTATAAAAGATAAAACTCACTTACCATTACTTTCAATAACAAGAGAAAAAGGTATTATTTTAAGAGATATTGAAAATATGGAAGAGAATCATAATTTTATTCCAGATGATTTATCCGGTTATAAAATGATTGAAAAAGGACAATTTGGAATGAATAAAATGAAAGCTTGGCAGGGTTCTTATGGGATTTCAGAGTATACTGGAATTGTAAGTCCAGCATATTATATATTTAAATTAATAAAAGATATCAATCCAGAATTTTTCCACTTAGCAATTAGAAGTAAAATTTATGTTCCGTTTTTTGGAAAAGCTTCTGATGGAGTAAGAATAGGACAATGGGATTTATCAAAAAGTAGAATGAAAGAAATTCCTTTTATCATTCCCCCTCTAGAAGAACAAGAAAGAATAATTTCTTATATAGGCCAAGCTCCGTTTTTTTCCCGAAATCATATCATTGAAAAAATAAAGCCTTAGAAATCTTCTAAGACTTTATTTTTAATGGACGCAAACCATCTTCACTCACAATTTTTTCTTCTTCAAAGATATATTTGCCCAAGAAATTTACATGGCTGCTTCCAAGAGGACTGACTCTTTTAAACTGCTCTTCATCAAACCAATCTTCCATTTTCACAGTTTTATGAACCTTTTCCAGATATCTTGAGTTCCAGGCTACAAGAACTCCAAGAAGGATATTAAGAGAGCTGGCTTTTTCCAGCTGATCCTCTATCGTGGACTCGTTTATTCTTCCATTTTTTCCAAAGTGTAGAATTCTTCCAACTGAGTTTATAGATTCCCCTTTATTCAGCATTTGTTGAACTTCTTTTCTAAGAGTTTTATCTGTAAAATATTCTAGAAGATAGATAGTTTTGAAAATTCTACCCAGCTCTTTAAGAGCCTTTGCAATAGCATTATCTCTGGCGTAGGACCCTATTTTCTGCATTATAAGAGAAGCTTTCACCTTTCCGCTTCTGATAGATTCAACCAGCCTCAATACTTCATGATAATTTTCAATTATTACCTTCTCGTTAATTTTTTTAAACAGAACATCTCCGACAGATATGTTATCAAAGTAATAAAGCTGCTGCTGTTCAGCGTTCTTTATTCTCGGTTTAAATTTGAAACCTAAAAGATATGTTAAGGCAAACATCTGCTCAGTATATCCGGCGGTATCGGTGGAATGCTCATAGATATTGAGATCTGTTCCATGATACAGCAGCCCATCCAGAACATGATTGCTGTCACGGCCTTGAAGCATTTGGACGTAATAAGGAGTATATTGATCATTTATGTGCCTATAGATTGCCCCGCCTCTGTTCCCATAATGAGTATTGTAGTCTGCATAGATAGTCTTTGAATTTATAGGGATTCTCATCCCGTCGGATGAAGATCTTCCACCATCGCCCCAGTTTTTAACTATGTTAAGGGAATGATGATAATTCACAAGGGATATTTGAGCTTTAGAAAGTGTGCTATGATTAAAATAATATTCATTAGTCCTTCTCAAAACTCCTTCATCGATGGAGCTCGATACAGCCATCTTTGAAAAACCTATGTTGTGTCCATTAGCTAAAAGAGTCGCTACTATGGATTTTTGTTTTCCAGTGGCACCCTGTTGTGAGTTCTCTTTAAAGCTATCTAAAAAATTTGTCCAGGTGTTCACTTCATAAATCATTTCAGTCATGGTAATCTTAGGAAAATAGCTGTAGATTTTGTCGCTGAAGAAATTTCTTTCATCTTTATCTATCTCAAAATTGAAATCCAATTTTTAGGAAGAATAAACGAATTCTTGATTTCATTAAGAAATTTAACTGCCTCATCATCACTTCCTATCTCTACTGGTTCAATGAGATAATGGTCAAAACTATTGTACTTTGCACTTTCCCTTACAAAAAGATCTCCGGATCTTATATTATCACGAATGGTATAGAGCAAGGCAACCTCAATGATTTTTTTGCTATAGTCGTATTTTTTGATGTATCTCTGCCACTGTGTGCTGCTAAAATTGATATTAATCTCTAATCTTTTCCTGTTTTTATATGTGGGAAAGGAGTTTAAAAGCTTAACAAGTTCAGGTTTAGTGTTCGTATCAAAGTTTATGCATTCCAGCAGCTCATTGGTATAATTGAAGCTGTGATGAGATTTAAGAAGAAAATCTATATCTTCCATCTCATCTTCCTGGGAGTCCAGTTCCTCTTTCAGTGGCAGCAGAGAATCCTTATACTTCTTGAATTCATCGAACTCATTAATTTCAATAATCTCTTTCAGAATATCCTTGAGTCTATTGGAGTTATTTCTGTAATTCTGAAAGTTAAGTGCATTCTGCTTCTGAGTTTTTTTACGGCTCCGCTTCAGTACCTTATGGGCATAACTTGAGGTGACCTCTATTACCATATCAACAAAGTATCGCCTTCTGAAATACAGAAACATGGCAAGATAAGCATACTTCTTATTTTCATCTGCAAATCTTTGGATTCTAAACTTATCAGATTTTTGAATTTCTGTCAGAAAATATGATATTTTTGACTCTGATAGAAAACTTAAATCACAGTTACAATCTATTTCATCTATAAACTTTATCTTGGAAAGCAGCTCTTTAGCTCCAGTCGAGCTGATATTTACAGAAGTATTTTTTAACTGAGAAAAAACTGATTCTGGATCAGAACTATTCTCCAGCAATGTATCTAGTCTCCTTCGGTCTTTAAATTGCAGGAGGACTTCTTCATAGATTTTTTTCTCTGCTTTTATCCATGCCTTTGAAAGAATATCTTCAATCGTTGATATTCCGGGAGTAACAATTCTTGTTTTTTTCAATTCATCCAGAAACAAGAAAGCAGATTCTAAACCATTTGAAGCTCTCAAAGCTATATTCTCAGCTGTTTTTTCAATCCAGCTGTCCTTTTTGAATCTTGAAAATCCCAAAGTATCAGATATTTCTGCAAAATACCTTTTTCTAGTTATGTCATTACTGAGGTAATTACTTAAATTGAACTCTTGAACCTTAAGCTGCTCTCCTACATAGCTTAAGATTTCCAAGGGAATATCATTATTAAGTTGTCTTCCAAAGTTTTTTAAAAGAAGATACTGTAGAGCATAACCTATTTTTAGATAGGGTTTTTTGAGTCTTCCAATATGTGAAATCTCTTCCGAAGTAAGTGTAAAATTATCTACAATCTCTCTCTTTGCAGTTTTAAGAATAAAAAGTTCTCTCTTTTCCTTGTCAGTAAGAAAACGAAATTTAGTTGTTTTCATTTTTATCCTCTAACTCAGAAAGTCTCCTGTAGAGTGTGGCTTTAGAAACTCCTGTTTTCTTTATGATTTCCTGTACTGAATAATGTTCTGTATGGTAGAGAGCTAAGGCTTCTTTTACTTTTTCACTGTCTAAACGTGGTCTTCCACCAAGCCTTCCCCTGGATCTGGCATTTTTCACGCCTTCTTTCACTCTTTCAGTAATCAGTTCTCTTTCCAGTTCTGCAAAGATAGAGATCATACCTATCATAGCTCTTCCCACCGGGGAGTTGGTATCTATGCTTTCCTTAAGTGACACTAGAGAGATCCCTTCTGAATTAAATTTTTCTATCAATTCGATAAGATCTTTGGTCTTTCTTCCAAGCCTGGAAAGAGAAAATATCACAAGTGTGTCTCCTTTTCTCAGTTGCTCCAGTAGTTTAACAAATTCTTTTCTCTGCATATTCTTTCCAGTCGCTTTATCTGAAAATATTTTATCCACTCCATATTTGTCCAGTGCACTGATTTGCATTTCTAAATTTTGATCCGTAGTAGAAACTCTTGCATATCCAAATTTCATTAAAATAGCCTCCGTAACATATGTTTTTGATACATAGATTTTGAAAATATTATTGGCAATAGTTATGAAACTATTTTATCAAAATTTTGGTTTCAAAACTACCTTGAAATTTAAAGGTTCAAAAACTGTAGTTTATGAGAAAAGAGATGGCGCTTGCTAAATGATGCCATCTCTTAAAAAAATTAAGTTTATAACAACTTTCAGCTAATTATAAAGCATGTCCACCAGATACTTTTATTACCTGTCCTGTTATCCACGAAGCTTTCTCTGAAGCAAAAAATAGAATCATATCTGCTATATCTCCAGGTTCTCCCAGTCTTCCAAGAGGAATTGAAGGAAGTACGCTGTTTTCTAATTCTGTATCTATATATCCAGTTTGAGTAGGACCTGGTGCCACTGTATTTACAGTTATCCCTAAATGTCCGACTTCTATGGCAATAGATCTTGTAAGAGCTTCAACTGCAGCCTTTGAAGATCCGTAGGCAATTACTCCCGGCATTACCTGGGCAGCATCTGTACTCATATTGATTATTCTTCCATGCAGTTTAGGTATTCCTGCCGTTAAATCTTTGCTAAGACTTCTATCTACCAATCTTTCCTGCAGTGAGGTTTCCTTAGGAGAATATCCGTAAAATTTGCTGAATCTTTTTACAAATTCCTGAATCATGAATATAAGCCCTTTTACATCAAC encodes:
- a CDS encoding replication initiation protein — its product is MGKIGFNKQLNRLPIYFEKEIFVNAFGWLLKEFNKWNKGLEIKERVITIKKREIWEASTTRPYTKEEFSEFIRGLTVSKRYEIDKEKGYGISGSIFVTQEIDDETLKIEIPSLFIPFLFYKHDIHIIDKAKKKEPLTVKELDYWDNELKHKKQEILLLEDAELKGINGKYAKRLYMLLKQFESTGYFVMEIDRFRDVLEIPKTYTLGRINDKIIKPSKAELEKKKIYRFPEETKGKGRRKIEKIEIYFAIYEAEPTKKKKSELTLEEEMEAREILQKQGVGYEILNEQKKKSPSIYIKTLKSVLKK
- a CDS encoding tyrosine-type recombinase/integrase; its protein translation is MLNKRGQEVKHIKEDDLKRIREFLKLKNKVVFLSFLNIGINVALRISDLRSLCFEDIIDNRYIEIKETKTRKKRVVILNSNVQKSLKELKMYYKSTGYSSTEGYIFKSLSRYNRKYLIDSPLTNNGVSKEFNKIKDMLNISYPIGSHSLRKTWGYTAYKKTKDIAIIMKVLNHSCIEQTLKYIGIEEEEINNLYDEIII
- a CDS encoding restriction endonuclease subunit S; the protein is MIKLKSLVKEFINPTNIKTIEEKGNIRILVPSSLENDKIKEDQLKSGEVDLEKINPKQYLKKNDIVFQAKGNKFEVVLIEKNYENLLASSLYFIIRVNEKKMNPKYLQWLLKTEKAKEYFEKNTSGTVMKIVRKSTLEDFEFDCPSLKEQENFQTLIRAFENEEKETLKYLESKKELIERKILAKYEVK
- a CDS encoding N-6 DNA methylase, which gives rise to MERFLYETGDSLRSKFNSDEIIELSIVFSFYKLFDDINRDKEHIKKSYKLTKYAVNVDMERLRQNPTYLELEAQLKEVFKSFPSFHEIIKSLKKMDEIQIKDIIWRVTDLLKSELNFGEDLVRSRYMIIYEKIQSIFKIVARNPIIFTTPDSVIEILNKILQVSSDETLMDPCFGIGNLAIKVGRNAKEIIGYDINEKALDFGKILLETAGKEGEIEAKDSLDEKLKYADVVASHIPFSIKSTKEDYGNRDYLHWGIPGRASEDFSFISLIVSQMNKRGAIIVPEGILFRGGADQLIRKNLIEEGLISGIISLPGGIFAPYTGIATSIIFFDKEKKSKEVFILDGKEYFKKLTRVTSITEENLNKLVEEYKLRKEIPGISRLLSTKELSQNEYILNSNRYIEMVKEVKNIKEIEKEVMNSYQIALENKKSVMKF
- a CDS encoding type I restriction-modification system subunit M, with the protein product MDHTVHNRIVNFIWSIADDCLRDVYVRGKYRDVILPMIVLRRLDTLLESTKEKVLEEMKFQKEDLELADWDESGLKEATGYVFYNTSKWTMQKLQDTATNSQQILLANFEEYLDGFSDNVKEIIGKFKLKEQIRHMASKDILLDVLEKFTSTEINLTPFEKQGPDGKKLPPLTNLGMGYVFEELIRKFNEENNEEAGEHFTPREVIDLMTHIVFEPIKDKIPSVITVYDPACGSGGMLTESQNFIKDEEGRIKAESDVYLFGKELNDETYAICKSDMMIKGNDPKNIKVGSTLATDEFSGYKFEFMLSNPPYGKSWNNDAKYIKDGKSVIDPRFTANLKNFWGIEEEADLTPRSSDGQLLFLMEMVNKMKPASENGIGSRIASVHNGSSLFTGDAEGGESNTRRYIIENDLLEAIIQLPNNIFYNTGITTYIWLLNNNKPEHRKGKVQLIDASQKYKKLRKNLGKKNCELTSEHIQEIQDIYTNFKEILRKGETDIVSKYLIILISDIIRLQ
- a CDS encoding restriction endonuclease subunit S encodes the protein MNERKQVIVQNTVTKGLNPEVEMKDSGDEWLGQIPIHWEISKLKQILSPISIKDKTHLPLLSITREKGIILRDIENMEENHNFIPDDLSGYKMIEKGQFGMNKMKAWQGSYGISEYTGIVSPAYYIFKLIKDINPEFFHLAIRSKIYVPFFGKASDGVRIGQWDLSKSRMKEIPFIIPPLEEQERIISYIGQAPFFSRNHIIEKIKP
- a CDS encoding transposase, which codes for MDFNFEIDKDERNFFSDKIYSYFPKITMTEMIYEVNTWTNFLDSFKENSQQGATGKQKSIVATLLANGHNIGFSKMAVSSSIDEGVLRRTNEYYFNHSTLSKAQISLVNYHHSLNIVKNWGDGGRSSSDGMRIPINSKTIYADYNTHYGNRGGAIYRHINDQYTPYYVQMLQGRDSNHVLDGLLYHGTDLNIYEHSTDTAGYTEQMFALTYLLGFKFKPRIKNAEQQQLYYFDNISVGDVLFKKINEKVIIENYHEVLRLVESIRSGKVKASLIMQKIGSYARDNAIAKALKELGRIFKTIYLLEYFTDKTLRKEVQQMLNKGESINSVGRILHFGKNGRINESTIEDQLEKASSLNILLGVLVAWNSRYLEKVHKTVKMEDWFDEEQFKRVSPLGSSHVNFLGKYIFEEEKIVSEDGLRPLKIKS
- a CDS encoding DUF4158 domain-containing protein; its protein translation is MKTTKFRFLTDKEKRELFILKTAKREIVDNFTLTSEEISHIGRLKKPYLKIGYALQYLLLKNFGRQLNNDIPLEILSYVGEQLKVQEFNLSNYLSNDITRKRYFAEISDTLGFSRFKKDSWIEKTAENIALRASNGLESAFLFLDELKKTRIVTPGISTIEDILSKAWIKAEKKIYEEVLLQFKDRRRLDTLLENSSDPESVFSQLKNTSVNISSTGAKELLSKIKFIDEIDCNCDLSFLSESKISYFLTEIQKSDKFRIQRFADENKKYAYLAMFLYFRRRYFVDMVIEVTSSYAHKVLKRSRKKTQKQNALNFQNYRNNSNRLKDILKEIIEINEFDEFKKYKDSLLPLKEELDSQEDEMEDIDFLLKSHHSFNYTNELLECINFDTNTKPELVKLLNSFPTYKNRKRLEININFSSTQWQRYIKKYDYSKKIIEVALLYTIRDNIRSGDLFVRESAKYNSFDHYLIEPVEIGSDDEAVKFLNEIKNSFILPKNWISILR
- a CDS encoding recombinase family protein, with the protein product MKFGYARVSTTDQNLEMQISALDKYGVDKIFSDKATGKNMQRKEFVKLLEQLRKGDTLVIFSLSRLGRKTKDLIELIEKFNSEGISLVSLKESIDTNSPVGRAMIGMISIFAELERELITERVKEGVKNARSRGRLGGRPRLDSEKVKEALALYHTEHYSVQEIIKKTGVSKATLYRRLSELEDKNENN
- a CDS encoding SDR family NAD(P)-dependent oxidoreductase; translated protein: MNLGLKDKVVLITGTNNPEGIGAATALAFAREGAKVAMVYKKLNHSYDKDKIGSNGFDRYHEALSRDCIALEEEIKKITSDYLIIEGDIRKQENVADIFESVEKRFGTVNVLVNNACGYPVNDTIFTITEKDINDGYDVDVKGLIFMIQEFVKRFSKFYGYSPKETSLQERLVDRSLSKDLTAGIPKLHGRIINMSTDAAQVMPGVIAYGSSKAAVEALTRSIAIEVGHLGITVNTVAPGPTQTGYIDTELENSVLPSIPLGRLGEPGDIADMILFFASEKASWITGQVIKVSGGHAL